A window of the Blastocatellia bacterium genome harbors these coding sequences:
- a CDS encoding CaiB/BaiF CoA-transferase family protein, protein MHQALSGIRVLDLSRLLPGPFASMMLGDLGAEVIKVEEPRTGDPTRWSKPAIGKQSAAFLQVNRNKKSIALDLKQPAARDLFLRLAETADVVLEQFRPGVVDRLGVGYEALKPVNPRLVYCSLSGFGQTGPHRERSGHDMNYLALAGVLGLTTDERGKPVIPGVQVADLAGGMVAAFAILAALMARERTGQGQYVDVSMFDVMLAMLAIPAAHHFAGHRLEVGGKYALSGAYPFYNVYETSDGRYMTLGALEPKFWANFCRAVGREQWAARQFDDGERRENLFNELRALFKSRTQSEWIELMRDADCCCEPVLSMSEAFAHAQTTAREMVSQVATTSGEPVAQLAPPYKLSDTPTEMRVGAPALGAHTDELLEAIGVSAPERERLRAAGAIR, encoded by the coding sequence ATGCATCAGGCGCTCTCAGGAATTCGCGTGCTCGATCTGTCGCGGCTGCTGCCCGGCCCGTTCGCTTCGATGATGCTCGGCGACCTCGGCGCCGAAGTCATCAAGGTCGAAGAGCCGCGCACCGGCGACCCGACGCGTTGGAGCAAGCCGGCCATCGGCAAACAGAGCGCCGCCTTTCTGCAAGTCAACCGCAACAAGAAATCGATTGCTCTTGATCTCAAGCAACCCGCCGCCCGCGACCTTTTTCTCAGGCTAGCCGAAACCGCCGACGTCGTCCTTGAGCAGTTCCGACCGGGCGTCGTTGATCGTCTGGGGGTTGGCTACGAAGCGTTGAAGCCAGTCAACCCGCGCCTCGTCTACTGCTCGCTCTCGGGCTTCGGGCAGACCGGGCCGCACCGCGAGCGCAGCGGCCACGACATGAATTACCTGGCGCTGGCGGGCGTCCTGGGGCTGACGACCGACGAGCGCGGCAAGCCAGTGATTCCCGGCGTGCAGGTCGCCGATCTGGCCGGCGGCATGGTCGCGGCATTCGCCATCCTCGCCGCGTTGATGGCGCGCGAGCGCACGGGGCAAGGCCAGTACGTGGACGTCTCGATGTTCGATGTGATGCTGGCGATGCTGGCGATCCCTGCGGCGCACCACTTCGCCGGGCATCGCCTTGAGGTCGGCGGCAAGTACGCGCTCAGCGGTGCTTACCCGTTTTATAACGTCTATGAAACGAGTGATGGCCGCTACATGACATTGGGCGCACTGGAGCCGAAGTTCTGGGCGAATTTCTGCCGTGCGGTTGGGCGCGAGCAATGGGCCGCCCGGCAATTCGATGACGGCGAGCGCCGCGAAAATCTTTTCAATGAACTGCGCGCGCTCTTTAAGTCGCGGACGCAGAGCGAATGGATCGAGCTGATGCGCGACGCCGACTGTTGCTGCGAGCCTGTGCTGTCAATGAGTGAAGCCTTCGCGCATGCGCAGACCACGGCCCGCGAAATGGTCAGTCAGGTAGCGACGACAAGCGGCGAGCCGGTCGCGCAGCTCGCGCCGCCTTACAAGCTGAGCGATACGCCGACCGAGATGCGCGTCGGTGCGCCGGCGCTCGGCGCGCACACGGACGAGTTGCTTGAAGCCATTGGCGTCAGCGCACCGGAGCGCGAGCGTTTGCGCGCCGCGGGCGCGATTCGCTGA
- a CDS encoding Uma2 family endonuclease translates to MSWPKAETLFTEVEYMALERASEERHEFLDGLIYLMAGESPAHGTICTNLVIIVGSQLKGTHCQAWSKDTKVRSGPLPVTRYSMEGLFSYPDLLVVCGTPVYLDEYQHVVLNPRVIVEVLSPMTGAFDRGVKFLRYLTYLESLIDYLTVAQDKPRIEHHSRQPNGEWAVESFTDLDDTVTLTSIGCTLNLRDVYDRIEFPSPEDEQPAPPAN, encoded by the coding sequence ATGAGCTGGCCGAAAGCCGAAACGCTTTTCACCGAAGTCGAGTACATGGCGTTGGAGCGCGCGTCCGAGGAGCGGCACGAATTTCTCGACGGGCTGATCTACCTGATGGCCGGCGAAAGCCCGGCACACGGAACGATCTGCACCAATCTTGTTATCATCGTTGGCAGCCAGTTGAAAGGGACACATTGCCAGGCATGGTCGAAAGATACCAAAGTGCGTAGCGGCCCGCTTCCAGTAACTCGTTATTCGATGGAAGGGCTGTTTTCCTATCCTGACCTGCTCGTGGTCTGCGGCACGCCGGTCTATCTTGACGAATACCAGCACGTGGTACTCAATCCGCGAGTCATCGTCGAAGTCCTGTCGCCAATGACCGGAGCCTTTGATCGCGGCGTGAAGTTCCTGCGCTATCTTACCTACCTTGAATCACTGATCGATTACCTCACCGTCGCTCAGGATAAGCCCCGGATTGAACATCACAGCCGCCAGCCCAATGGCGAGTGGGCAGTCGAGTCTTTTACTGATCTGGACGACACCGTGACGCTCACTTCGATTGGCTGCACACTCAACCTGCGCGACGTGTACGACCGCATCGAGTTCCCTTCCCCCGAAGACGAACAGCCCGCCCCGCCCGCCAACTGA
- a CDS encoding acyl-CoA dehydrogenase family protein gives MDYTLTEEQEQLLKLVEEFVRGDVKPYFEQHGADEFPWPLFRKLGELGLAAIPFPTETGGGGLDYSTYAVVLEELTRLGSHLGGLLAVHGLPQLIINQFGTAEQKQKYLPAMARAELLGAFALTEPHAGSDAQNIHTRAELRGDTYVLRGQKIWITHGGEADVYIVMAVTEKGKGGRGISSFIVEKGAHGLAFGKRERPMGLPHHTREVFFEDCEVPRANLVGREGDGFKVAMTALDSGRITVAATSVGTAQQAFEHALRYAVERQAFGQSIGSFQGIQFMLADMAAGIEAARCVVRKAAWLRDRGLPFNAIASMAKLLATDTAMKVTTDAVQIYGGYGTSEDYPVQALMREAKIGQIVEGTNQIQRMIIARELLKKFAR, from the coding sequence ATGGATTACACCTTGACCGAAGAACAAGAGCAGCTCTTGAAGCTCGTCGAGGAGTTCGTGCGCGGCGATGTGAAGCCGTACTTCGAGCAGCACGGCGCAGACGAATTCCCCTGGCCGCTGTTTCGCAAGCTCGGCGAGTTGGGGCTTGCGGCCATCCCTTTCCCGACCGAAACCGGCGGCGGCGGGCTCGATTATTCGACCTACGCGGTTGTCCTCGAAGAGCTGACGCGGCTGGGCAGTCATCTCGGCGGCTTGCTGGCGGTTCACGGCCTGCCGCAGCTCATCATCAATCAATTCGGCACCGCCGAGCAGAAGCAGAAGTACCTGCCGGCGATGGCGCGCGCCGAACTGCTCGGCGCGTTTGCGCTCACCGAGCCACACGCCGGCTCGGACGCGCAGAACATCCATACCCGTGCAGAGCTGCGCGGCGATACCTACGTGCTGCGCGGCCAGAAGATTTGGATCACGCACGGCGGCGAGGCCGATGTTTATATCGTCATGGCAGTGACTGAAAAGGGCAAAGGCGGCCGCGGGATCAGCTCGTTCATCGTCGAGAAGGGCGCACATGGGCTGGCCTTCGGCAAGCGCGAGCGCCCGATGGGCCTGCCGCATCACACCCGCGAGGTCTTCTTTGAAGATTGCGAGGTGCCGCGCGCCAATCTTGTGGGCCGCGAAGGCGACGGGTTCAAGGTGGCGATGACGGCGCTCGATTCGGGGCGCATCACGGTGGCGGCGACTTCCGTAGGCACCGCGCAGCAGGCGTTCGAGCACGCCTTGCGCTATGCGGTCGAGCGCCAGGCGTTCGGCCAGTCAATCGGCAGTTTTCAAGGCATTCAGTTCATGCTCGCAGACATGGCCGCCGGCATCGAAGCGGCGCGCTGTGTCGTGCGCAAAGCCGCGTGGCTCAGAGATCGCGGGCTGCCGTTTAATGCCATCGCTTCGATGGCCAAGCTCTTAGCGACCGACACCGCAATGAAAGTGACGACCGACGCCGTGCAGATTTATGGCGGCTACGGCACGAGCGAAGATTATCCCGTCCAGGCGCTGATGCGCGAAGCCAAGATCGGCCAGATCGTCGAAGGCACCAACCAGATTCAGCGCATGATCATCGCCCGCGAGCTCTTAAAGAAATTTGCGCGGTGA
- a CDS encoding acyl-CoA dehydrogenase family protein: MDFGLSDEQQQYLKSLGEFLAAEVAPHAAEMDRTESFRRDTLTQLARFGYTGLNFPETYGGTGADLLTATMASIELARADAATALSVGASLALCGYPILKYGTEAQRRHYLPRLIAGEWIGALALTEPGAGSDLAGVKTRAVREGDDLVLNGSKTYITNGPIADVILTFVVTAPDLGTRGYSLILVDGDAPGLTRGRKLEKMGVRGSPTSELFFEDCRVPAANLLGEENSGFPTLMQCLAYDRVGMACFCLGIAKASLDEALKYATTRQAFGAAIAGFEEISFKLAEMKAEIDTAELLIYRAAWLHDQGEDVTVVASMAKLYASEVAKRAADYAVQIHGGAGYFRDYRVERLYRDARLCEIGEGTSEIQRMIIARSILGTSK, from the coding sequence ATGGACTTTGGTCTTTCCGATGAGCAGCAGCAGTACCTGAAATCGCTCGGCGAATTCCTGGCGGCAGAGGTCGCGCCGCACGCCGCCGAGATGGATCGCACGGAGTCCTTCCGGCGCGACACGCTGACCCAGCTTGCGCGCTTCGGCTACACCGGCTTGAACTTTCCCGAAACCTACGGCGGCACCGGCGCCGACTTGCTGACGGCGACGATGGCTTCAATCGAGCTGGCGCGCGCCGACGCGGCGACGGCACTCTCCGTGGGCGCTAGCCTGGCGCTCTGCGGCTATCCCATCTTGAAATACGGCACAGAGGCGCAACGCCGGCATTATCTCCCCCGACTGATCGCCGGCGAATGGATCGGCGCGCTGGCGCTGACCGAGCCGGGCGCGGGGTCAGACCTCGCGGGCGTAAAGACGCGCGCCGTGCGCGAAGGCGATGACCTGGTTCTGAACGGCTCGAAGACCTACATCACCAACGGGCCGATTGCCGACGTGATTCTGACCTTCGTCGTCACAGCGCCCGACCTCGGCACGCGCGGCTACAGCTTGATTCTGGTAGACGGCGACGCGCCGGGCCTGACGCGCGGGCGCAAGCTTGAGAAGATGGGCGTGCGCGGCTCGCCGACCTCCGAGCTGTTTTTTGAAGATTGCCGCGTGCCGGCGGCGAATCTGCTTGGCGAAGAGAACAGCGGCTTTCCGACCTTGATGCAATGTCTCGCTTATGACCGCGTCGGCATGGCCTGTTTCTGCCTCGGCATCGCCAAAGCCAGCCTTGATGAAGCCCTGAAATACGCCACGACGCGGCAGGCGTTCGGCGCGGCTATCGCCGGCTTTGAAGAGATCAGCTTTAAGCTGGCCGAGATGAAGGCCGAGATCGATACGGCAGAGCTATTGATCTATCGCGCCGCCTGGCTGCACGATCAAGGTGAAGACGTGACAGTGGTTGCTTCGATGGCCAAGCTCTACGCCTCTGAGGTCGCCAAGCGCGCTGCCGATTACGCCGTGCAGATTCATGGCGGCGCCGGATACTTTCGCGATTACCGCGTCGAACGCCTCTACCGCGACGCGCGGCTCTGCGAGATCGGCGAAGGCACAAGCGAGATTCAACGCATGATCATCGCCCGCAGTATTCTCGGCACGAGCAAA
- the bla gene encoding subclass B3 metallo-beta-lactamase has translation MQNQLVNCARRSAWLLLLVIALSGSLAAQSDETSRSWNRPVKPFRIIGNIYYVGATEVSAFLITSPQGHILLDSGFAETVPQIRENLKQLGFKLEDVRLLINGHAHYDHAGGLAELKALTGAKLAVSEADAAQLAVGGRGDFQWGDTLAFAPVKADRILHDGDTVEVGGVWLVAHLTPGHTRGNTTWTMEVKDDGKTYNVVFIGSTSAPGYKLVNNAKYPKIVADYQRSFRVLESLPCDVFLGPHGSMFGLLDKIAKLEQGAAANPFIDPQGYRQFVEESKKSFYEQLKAQQATKAK, from the coding sequence ATGCAAAACCAACTTGTCAACTGTGCGCGCCGGTCGGCATGGCTTCTGCTGCTGGTCATCGCCTTATCCGGCTCACTTGCGGCGCAGAGCGATGAGACTTCGCGCTCATGGAATCGCCCGGTGAAGCCGTTTCGCATCATCGGCAACATCTATTATGTCGGCGCGACCGAGGTCAGCGCCTTTCTGATCACCTCGCCGCAGGGCCACATCCTGCTCGACAGCGGATTCGCCGAGACCGTGCCGCAGATTCGCGAGAACCTCAAACAGCTCGGCTTTAAGCTCGAAGATGTGCGGCTGCTCATCAATGGCCACGCGCATTATGACCATGCCGGCGGGCTGGCGGAGTTGAAAGCCCTGACCGGCGCGAAACTCGCGGTAAGCGAGGCCGACGCCGCGCAGCTTGCCGTTGGAGGCCGTGGCGATTTCCAGTGGGGCGACACGCTGGCCTTCGCGCCGGTCAAAGCCGACCGCATCCTGCACGACGGCGACACGGTCGAAGTCGGCGGCGTCTGGCTGGTGGCGCACCTGACGCCCGGCCATACCAGGGGCAACACCACCTGGACGATGGAAGTTAAAGATGATGGTAAAACCTATAACGTCGTCTTCATCGGCAGCACCTCGGCCCCCGGCTACAAGCTGGTCAATAATGCGAAGTATCCGAAGATCGTTGCCGATTATCAGCGCAGCTTCCGCGTGCTGGAATCCTTACCGTGCGACGTTTTCCTCGGCCCGCACGGCTCGATGTTCGGCTTGCTCGACAAGATAGCCAAACTCGAACAGGGCGCAGCGGCCAACCCCTTCATTGATCCGCAGGGCTATCGCCAGTTTGTCGAAGAATCAAAAAAGAGCTTCTACGAACAGCTCAAGGCACAGCAGGCGACAAAGGCAAAGTAA
- a CDS encoding VWA domain-containing protein: protein MKWLARCSMLALVGLLLASSVFAQADKQKPAPSDDEPIKLHTTLVQVPVVVKEKGGRYLTDLSKNDFSIYEDGTRQAIEYFGTTEAPFNVALLLDSSGSTADQLQQIKNAALAFIDNLRPQDRVLLIEFNDSVRVLSELTSDREQLRRAIADIRSGEYTQVYEAVYTAVWERLADIEGRKAVILFTDGIDTASSEIVEEDTLDAIIESEDVIVYPIRYSTRADVERRLERRFNTERLTDPQKAEANRQKALRELDRTYRQADEYLDELARLSGGVIERADEIADLKGALARIADELRKQYLLGYYPPHEKKIESRRITVKVTRPDAIVRARPGYKTTQQ from the coding sequence ATGAAATGGCTCGCTCGATGCTCGATGCTCGCACTGGTCGGCTTACTGCTGGCCTCCTCGGTGTTCGCGCAGGCGGATAAACAGAAGCCCGCGCCATCCGACGACGAGCCGATCAAGCTGCACACGACGCTCGTGCAGGTGCCGGTCGTCGTCAAAGAGAAGGGCGGTCGTTACCTGACCGACTTGAGCAAAAACGACTTTAGCATCTACGAAGACGGCACGCGGCAAGCGATTGAATACTTCGGCACCACGGAAGCGCCCTTCAATGTCGCCCTGCTGTTGGACTCTTCTGGCTCGACCGCCGACCAGTTGCAGCAGATCAAGAATGCGGCGCTCGCCTTTATCGATAACCTGCGCCCGCAGGATAGAGTCTTGCTCATCGAATTCAACGACAGCGTCCGCGTCCTCTCAGAGCTAACCAGCGACCGCGAGCAACTGCGCCGCGCCATCGCCGACATTCGCTCAGGCGAATATACACAGGTGTACGAAGCCGTCTACACCGCCGTCTGGGAGCGGCTCGCCGACATCGAGGGCCGCAAAGCGGTCATCCTGTTTACCGACGGGATTGACACCGCCAGCAGCGAGATCGTCGAAGAAGACACGCTCGACGCGATCATCGAAAGCGAGGACGTCATCGTCTACCCGATTCGCTACAGCACGCGCGCCGATGTCGAGCGCCGCCTCGAACGCCGGTTCAATACCGAACGGCTCACCGACCCGCAGAAGGCCGAGGCGAATCGCCAGAAAGCCCTGCGCGAGCTGGATCGCACCTACCGTCAGGCTGACGAGTATCTGGACGAGCTGGCGCGACTGTCGGGCGGCGTCATCGAGCGCGCCGACGAGATCGCCGACTTGAAAGGGGCGCTGGCGCGCATCGCCGACGAGCTGCGCAAACAATACCTGCTCGGCTACTACCCGCCGCACGAAAAGAAGATCGAGTCGCGGCGCATCACGGTCAAAGTCACGCGCCCGGACGCCATCGTGCGGGCGCGGCCCGGCTACAAGACGACGCAGCAGTAA